In Arthrobacter sp. MN05-02, one genomic interval encodes:
- a CDS encoding hypothetical protein (possible pseudo due to frameshift): MSLDSKSAAPAHSTPGHERPSAFASFFRLRELPVILALVVLVAVTAAINPLFLSEQGVKDLLLNATILMILAVGQTLVIITRNIDLSVGSILGTRGVRDG, from the coding sequence ATGAGCCTCGACAGCAAGAGCGCGGCTCCCGCGCACTCCACCCCGGGGCACGAGCGGCCCTCGGCGTTCGCATCCTTTTTCCGGCTGCGCGAGCTCCCGGTGATCCTCGCCCTCGTGGTGCTCGTCGCGGTGACCGCGGCCATCAATCCGCTCTTCCTCAGCGAGCAGGGCGTCAAGGACCTGCTCCTGAACGCCACCATCCTGATGATCCTCGCCGTCGGACAGACACTCGTGATCATCACCCGGAACATCGACCTGTCCGTCGGGTCCATCCTCGGGACTCGTGGCGTTCGGGACGGGTAG
- the rhaM gene encoding L-rhamnose mutarotase: protein MERVCFQLQVRPERIPEYRQRHAAIWPDMARALKDTGWNNYSLFLRPDGLLIGYVECEDFAASQAAMADTEVNARWQQEMGPFFVALEGRPDEGFLRLEEVFHLEDQL, encoded by the coding sequence ATGGAACGCGTGTGCTTCCAGTTGCAGGTCCGGCCCGAGCGCATCCCCGAGTACCGGCAGCGCCACGCGGCGATCTGGCCCGACATGGCGCGGGCGCTCAAGGACACCGGATGGAACAACTACTCCCTGTTCCTGCGCCCGGACGGGCTCCTGATCGGGTACGTGGAGTGCGAGGACTTCGCGGCGTCCCAGGCGGCGATGGCCGACACCGAGGTCAACGCGCGGTGGCAGCAGGAGATGGGGCCGTTCTTCGTGGCGCTCGAGGGGCGCCCCGACGAGGGATTCCTCCGGCTCGAGGAGGTCTTCCACCTCGAGGACCAGCTCTGA
- the araA_2 gene encoding L-arabinose isomerase → MTTDPPVGPTAPPALSGLLEPVRRRPTRLGLVSGGLGAYWPQFPDLLPQLQESARYVTARFDELDAEVTDVGFVSDAREAALAAEQLRRADCDLIVIFLTTYLTSSMVLPIAQRSGTPVLVIDLQPTEAMDHATFDTGKWLAYCGQCPVPEVANVFRRAGIPFRSVSGHLKQESAWQRIDQWVHAAGVRGRLRHARHGLMGHVYPGMLDVSTDLTTVSTTFGSHVEVVEFDDLRELVGEVTDEQVRERVALARSLFTVDGSVRDEDFAWGAKVSVGLDRLVTEFDLDSLAYYHRGLAGEQHERLGAGMILGASILTARGVPMAGEYELRTSIAMLAAQAMGAGGSFTEIQALNFFDNVVEMGHDGPAHLAVSAADPLLRGLGVYHGKRGWGVSVEFDVRHGPVTTFGIGQDPDGSYVFITSEGTVVPGPLLAIGNTTSRVDFGGDPGLWVDEWSQTGIGHHWALCVGHRAADVKAAASLLGVEHRHVSL, encoded by the coding sequence ATGACCACCGATCCCCCGGTCGGGCCCACCGCCCCGCCGGCCCTCTCGGGACTGCTCGAGCCGGTCCGCCGTCGTCCGACCCGCCTCGGTCTCGTCTCGGGCGGCCTCGGCGCGTACTGGCCGCAGTTCCCCGACCTGCTGCCGCAGCTGCAGGAGTCGGCGCGCTACGTCACCGCCCGGTTCGACGAGCTCGACGCCGAGGTGACCGACGTCGGCTTCGTGTCCGATGCACGCGAGGCGGCGCTCGCCGCGGAGCAGCTGCGACGCGCGGACTGCGACCTGATCGTCATCTTCCTGACCACGTACCTGACGTCCTCGATGGTGCTCCCGATCGCCCAGCGGTCCGGGACACCGGTCCTCGTGATCGACCTGCAGCCCACCGAGGCCATGGACCACGCGACCTTCGACACCGGGAAGTGGCTCGCCTACTGCGGCCAGTGCCCCGTGCCCGAGGTCGCCAACGTCTTCCGGCGGGCCGGCATCCCCTTCCGCTCCGTCTCGGGACACCTGAAGCAGGAGTCGGCGTGGCAGCGCATCGACCAGTGGGTCCACGCGGCCGGGGTACGGGGCAGGCTGCGGCATGCCCGCCACGGGCTCATGGGCCATGTCTATCCGGGGATGCTCGACGTCTCCACCGATCTCACCACGGTGTCGACGACGTTCGGCTCGCACGTCGAGGTCGTCGAGTTCGACGACCTCCGCGAGCTCGTCGGCGAGGTGACCGATGAGCAGGTGCGCGAGCGCGTAGCCCTGGCCCGGAGCCTCTTCACCGTGGACGGGTCAGTACGCGACGAGGACTTCGCCTGGGGTGCGAAGGTCTCCGTGGGACTCGACCGCCTCGTCACCGAGTTCGACCTCGACTCCCTGGCGTACTACCACCGCGGCCTCGCCGGCGAGCAGCACGAGCGCCTCGGCGCGGGGATGATCCTCGGCGCCTCCATCCTCACCGCCCGCGGTGTGCCGATGGCGGGTGAGTACGAGCTGAGGACGTCGATCGCCATGCTCGCCGCGCAGGCCATGGGTGCCGGCGGGTCCTTCACGGAGATCCAGGCCCTGAACTTCTTCGACAACGTGGTGGAGATGGGCCATGACGGGCCGGCCCACCTCGCCGTCAGCGCCGCCGACCCCCTGCTGCGCGGGCTCGGGGTCTACCACGGCAAGCGGGGGTGGGGCGTCTCGGTGGAGTTCGACGTTCGGCACGGGCCGGTCACGACCTTCGGCATCGGACAGGATCCCGACGGCTCGTACGTCTTCATCACCTCCGAGGGGACCGTGGTGCCCGGCCCGCTGCTGGCCATCGGCAACACGACGTCGCGCGTGGACTTCGGCGGAGACCCCGGGCTCTGGGTCGACGAGTGGAGCCAGACCGGCATCGGCCACCACTGGGCCCTGTGCGTGGGCCACCGGGCCGCCGACGTGAAGGCCGCGGCGTCCCTCCTCGGCGTCGAACACCGCCACGTCTCCCTCTGA
- a CDS encoding oxidoreductase → MPPRLPSPPEPGNHHYIREHPMKAVQFTSFGGPDVLHLIDVEIPQPGTGEILVRVAGAGVNRLDTKIRSGAMPPGRQAPFPLGTGVDAAGTVTGIGPGVDDVTVGDIVFGTGRNTMAEQAILTHWAKVPDGVDPVEAGGWGVATETAGRLLTELGLDEGVLLVSGASGGVGSAVLQFAVARGLTVIGTASAKNHDYLARLGAIPLSYGEGLVDRVSTVAPSGIDGALDVSGAGVIPELVALVGDPAGVISIADFAAPTHGARVSTGATRTTEPRDGFAEATALPHFALDVERRFALDDIADAHRHAEKGHTVGKLVVTP, encoded by the coding sequence ATGCCACCCAGGCTCCCGTCACCGCCTGAACCCGGCAACCACCACTACATCAGGGAGCACCCTATGAAGGCAGTGCAGTTCACCTCGTTCGGCGGACCCGACGTCCTCCACCTCATCGACGTCGAGATCCCTCAACCGGGCACCGGTGAAATCCTCGTCCGGGTGGCCGGCGCGGGCGTCAACCGGCTAGACACGAAGATCCGATCCGGCGCCATGCCTCCGGGGAGGCAGGCCCCCTTCCCCCTGGGAACGGGCGTCGACGCCGCCGGCACTGTGACCGGGATCGGACCGGGGGTCGACGACGTGACCGTCGGTGACATCGTCTTCGGTACCGGCCGCAACACCATGGCCGAGCAGGCCATCCTGACCCACTGGGCAAAGGTGCCCGACGGCGTGGACCCTGTCGAGGCCGGCGGGTGGGGAGTCGCCACCGAGACTGCAGGGCGCCTGCTCACCGAGCTGGGCCTGGACGAAGGGGTCCTCCTGGTCAGCGGCGCCTCCGGGGGCGTCGGATCGGCGGTACTCCAGTTCGCCGTCGCACGTGGACTCACCGTCATCGGCACCGCCAGCGCGAAGAACCACGACTATCTCGCTCGCCTCGGAGCCATCCCTCTCTCCTACGGGGAAGGACTCGTGGACCGCGTGTCGACAGTGGCGCCGAGCGGCATCGACGGCGCGCTCGACGTCTCGGGCGCCGGTGTGATTCCCGAGCTCGTCGCGCTCGTCGGAGACCCTGCCGGGGTCATCTCGATCGCCGACTTCGCCGCGCCAACCCATGGCGCCCGAGTATCCACCGGTGCTACGCGCACCACCGAGCCCCGGGACGGTTTCGCCGAGGCGACGGCCCTGCCCCACTTCGCTCTCGACGTCGAACGCCGGTTCGCCCTCGACGACATCGCCGACGCCCACCGGCACGCCGAGAAGGGCCACACCGTCGGTAAACTCGTCGTCACGCCCTGA
- the rhaS gene encoding rhamnose ABC transporter substrate-binding protein produces the protein MRFIHSGSTGRRAALAALATSAALVLSACGGGAASEGGGSEGGSGSDGEQTITFIPKQLNNPYTDVVLGGGEDGAAEAGFASSEVVGPLDASASSQVSFINAETQRGTNVIVIAANDPDAVGPALEEARAAGSKIVAFDSDTNPDYRDLFVSQVDAKDVALIQLELISEQIGGEGEIAILSATANATNQNEWIKYMEEELASNPDYADIELVAKVYGDDDDTKSFQEAQGLLQAYPDLKGIISPTTVGIAATARYLSTSEYKGKVALTGLGLPNEMRPFVKDGTVTEFALWDPAQLGYVAAFAGKALADGDITGETGDTFEAGELGEREIGEGGVVLVGPPTQFNAENIDDYDF, from the coding sequence ATGAGGTTTATCCACTCCGGATCCACCGGGCGCCGGGCGGCTCTCGCGGCCCTGGCAACGAGCGCCGCGCTGGTCCTCAGCGCCTGCGGCGGCGGCGCTGCCTCCGAGGGCGGCGGCAGCGAGGGTGGCAGCGGGTCGGACGGCGAGCAGACGATCACGTTCATCCCCAAGCAGCTCAACAATCCCTACACCGACGTGGTCCTGGGCGGCGGCGAGGACGGTGCGGCGGAGGCAGGGTTCGCCTCCTCCGAGGTGGTCGGTCCGCTGGACGCCAGCGCGTCGAGCCAGGTGTCCTTCATCAACGCCGAGACGCAGCGCGGCACCAATGTGATCGTGATCGCCGCGAACGATCCCGACGCCGTCGGACCGGCCCTCGAGGAAGCCCGCGCCGCGGGTTCGAAGATCGTCGCGTTCGACTCCGACACCAATCCCGACTACCGCGACCTCTTCGTCAGCCAGGTCGACGCGAAGGACGTGGCCCTGATCCAGCTCGAACTGATCTCCGAGCAGATCGGCGGGGAAGGTGAGATCGCCATCCTCTCGGCCACGGCCAACGCCACCAACCAGAACGAGTGGATCAAGTACATGGAGGAGGAGCTGGCGTCCAACCCGGACTACGCGGACATCGAACTCGTGGCCAAGGTCTACGGCGACGACGACGACACCAAGTCCTTCCAGGAGGCGCAGGGCCTCCTGCAGGCGTACCCGGACCTGAAGGGCATCATCTCGCCCACCACGGTCGGCATCGCGGCGACCGCCCGGTACCTCTCCACCTCCGAGTACAAGGGCAAGGTCGCGCTCACGGGCCTCGGCCTGCCGAACGAGATGCGCCCGTTCGTCAAGGACGGAACCGTGACCGAGTTCGCCCTCTGGGATCCGGCACAACTCGGCTACGTTGCGGCCTTCGCGGGCAAGGCACTGGCCGACGGCGACATCACCGGGGAGACCGGTGACACCTTCGAGGCCGGCGAGCTCGGCGAGCGTGAGATCGGCGAGGGCGGAGTGGTCCTCGTCGGACCGCCCACGCAGTTCAACGCGGAGAACATCGACGACTACGACTTCTAG
- the rhaQ gene encoding sugar ABC transporter permease, with the protein MLAVPKWRTGAARILLGRDAVMIYVLLVVVIYASLVIPRFASPVTVGFLLLDVIPTLLIALPMTLVIISGEIDLSVASIAGLTSALMGVLWQGGMPIALVLVVCVLAGLVAGAFNGVLIAYLGLPSLAVTIGTLALFRGLALVVIGDNAVANFPPGLTAFFTSKIGGTGIPTVMVGVVLLIIAFAVVLHFTPFGRGLFALGYSKEAATFVGIDVARSKFLLYLATGTVSAFAGIYWTLRYSSARSDNASGLELAVIAAVLLGGVSIFGGKGSIPGVLAGVLLIGTINYALKLDRVSEVVLIIVTGPLLIISVVAPNIASAIKGARHARRVRTAPLP; encoded by the coding sequence GTGCTGGCGGTCCCCAAGTGGCGCACCGGCGCCGCCCGCATCCTGCTCGGACGTGACGCCGTCATGATCTACGTGTTGCTCGTCGTGGTGATCTACGCGAGCCTCGTGATCCCGCGGTTCGCGTCACCGGTCACCGTGGGCTTCCTGCTCCTCGACGTCATCCCGACCCTGCTCATCGCCCTGCCGATGACGCTCGTCATCATCTCGGGGGAGATCGACCTCTCGGTCGCGAGCATCGCAGGCCTCACCAGCGCCCTCATGGGAGTCCTCTGGCAGGGCGGCATGCCGATCGCGCTCGTCCTGGTGGTATGCGTGCTGGCCGGCCTCGTGGCGGGCGCCTTCAACGGGGTGCTCATCGCGTATCTCGGTCTACCGTCCCTCGCCGTCACCATCGGTACGCTCGCCCTGTTCCGGGGCCTGGCGCTCGTGGTGATCGGCGACAACGCCGTGGCGAACTTCCCTCCCGGCCTCACTGCCTTCTTCACCTCGAAGATCGGCGGGACGGGCATCCCCACGGTCATGGTCGGCGTCGTCCTGCTCATCATCGCCTTCGCCGTCGTCCTGCACTTCACACCCTTCGGCCGCGGGCTCTTCGCCCTCGGCTACAGCAAGGAAGCCGCGACGTTCGTCGGGATCGACGTCGCACGCTCGAAGTTCCTGCTGTACCTGGCCACCGGGACCGTGTCGGCGTTCGCGGGCATCTACTGGACCCTGCGGTACTCCAGCGCCCGCAGCGACAACGCGAGCGGCCTCGAACTCGCCGTCATCGCGGCGGTACTGCTCGGCGGCGTGTCGATCTTCGGTGGCAAGGGCTCCATCCCGGGCGTGCTCGCCGGTGTGCTGCTGATCGGCACCATCAACTACGCCCTGAAGCTGGACCGCGTCTCCGAGGTGGTCCTCATCATCGTGACGGGCCCCTTGCTCATCATCTCGGTGGTGGCGCCGAACATCGCGTCCGCCATCAAGGGGGCCCGCCATGCCAGGCGTGTCCGCACTGCTCCACTTCCCTAG
- the hpcH gene encoding 2,4-dihydroxyhept-2-ene-1,7-dioic acid aldolase produces the protein MPLPLGPTFAQILAASDRPLAGMWVCSGSPLVAEICAGSGLDWLLIDAEHSPNGLESILAQLQAVSGYPVHTLVRPPVNDTVLIKQYLDLGVQNLLIPMVNTVADAEAAVAATRYPPEGVRGVGSALARAARWNRIPDYLGSAAGTISVTVQIESTTAVEAVEDILAVDGVDAIFLGPSDLAASMGLLGRQEHPDVRTAVERCLAAAHRAGKPAGVNAFTPDTARSYLDTGASFILVGADVALLARGSEALATAYLPVRRDDSPSSY, from the coding sequence GTGCCACTTCCATTAGGACCCACCTTCGCCCAGATACTTGCTGCGTCCGACCGCCCACTGGCCGGCATGTGGGTGTGCTCCGGCAGCCCGCTCGTGGCGGAGATCTGCGCCGGCTCAGGACTCGACTGGCTGTTGATCGACGCCGAGCACAGCCCCAACGGACTCGAATCGATCCTCGCCCAGCTCCAGGCCGTCTCCGGTTACCCCGTCCACACGCTCGTCCGGCCACCGGTCAACGACACCGTGCTCATCAAGCAGTACCTCGACCTCGGCGTCCAGAACCTCCTCATCCCCATGGTGAACACCGTCGCCGACGCGGAAGCCGCCGTCGCCGCCACCCGCTACCCGCCCGAGGGCGTCCGCGGCGTCGGTTCGGCGCTGGCCCGCGCCGCCCGCTGGAACAGGATCCCTGACTACCTCGGCTCCGCTGCCGGGACGATCAGCGTCACGGTCCAGATCGAATCCACGACCGCCGTCGAGGCTGTCGAGGACATCCTCGCCGTCGACGGCGTCGACGCCATCTTCCTGGGCCCCTCCGACCTCGCAGCGTCCATGGGACTCCTCGGCCGGCAGGAACACCCCGACGTACGCACCGCCGTCGAGCGCTGCCTCGCAGCAGCCCACCGAGCCGGGAAACCTGCCGGGGTCAACGCGTTCACCCCGGACACCGCCCGGAGCTACCTCGACACCGGGGCGTCCTTCATCCTCGTCGGCGCCGACGTCGCCCTCCTCGCCCGCGGATCCGAAGCGCTCGCCACCGCATATCTTCCGGTGCGCAGGGACGACTCGCCGTCCAGCTATTGA
- the hpcG gene encoding 2-oxo-hepta-3-ene-1,7-dioic acid hydratase, whose protein sequence is MLDDATIEAIADELLKAGRSRVPVPLLTARYPGMTVEDSYAVQRLWRQRNEDAGRTLVGRKIGLTSRAMQAATGITEPDYGAIFDDMVLETGCTVPWDRYTHPRVEVELAFVLKADLAGPGCTIFDVLNATDYVVPALEILDSRITMEGRTIVDTISDNAAMGAMVVGGRPVRPDAVDLRWVSAILYKNQVVEETGVAAGVLDHPAAGVHWLANKIAAHGDGLKAGDIILAGSFTRPLWVHAGDTVHADYGALGAVTCHFH, encoded by the coding sequence ATGCTGGACGACGCGACGATCGAGGCCATCGCCGATGAGCTGCTGAAGGCCGGCCGGAGCCGGGTTCCCGTTCCGCTGCTGACCGCCCGGTACCCGGGGATGACGGTGGAGGATTCCTACGCCGTCCAGCGGTTGTGGCGGCAGCGCAACGAGGACGCCGGGCGAACGCTCGTGGGCCGGAAGATCGGCCTCACGAGCAGGGCCATGCAGGCCGCGACCGGCATCACCGAACCCGACTACGGGGCGATCTTCGACGACATGGTCCTCGAGACCGGCTGTACCGTGCCGTGGGACCGCTACACGCACCCGCGGGTCGAGGTGGAGCTGGCGTTCGTCCTGAAAGCCGACCTCGCCGGGCCGGGCTGCACGATCTTCGACGTCCTGAACGCCACCGACTACGTGGTGCCCGCTTTGGAGATCCTGGACTCCCGCATCACGATGGAGGGCCGGACCATCGTGGACACCATCTCCGACAACGCCGCCATGGGCGCCATGGTCGTCGGCGGACGCCCGGTGCGTCCCGACGCCGTGGACCTGCGCTGGGTCTCCGCGATCCTCTACAAGAACCAGGTCGTCGAGGAGACCGGGGTCGCCGCCGGAGTCCTCGATCATCCGGCAGCGGGCGTGCACTGGCTCGCCAACAAGATCGCCGCCCACGGTGACGGCTTGAAGGCCGGGGACATCATCCTCGCCGGCTCCTTCACCCGACCCCTGTGGGTCCACGCGGGCGACACCGTCCACGCCGACTACGGAGCATTGGGAGCCGTCACGTGCCACTTCCATTAG
- a CDS encoding hypothetical protein (possible pseudo due to frameshift): MAFGTGSIFVAAPDLPIIAVFVLGMLFGAVLGALNGLLITVAKVPALVITLGTLYIFRGINNAWAGGTQYFAGDRPEAFGNLSVDTLLGFPVITLIAVVVVAIVAVYMLGTRPGRDLYAIGSEPDAARLFGIPVTRRVLLAFVVNGLLAGLAGVLYASRFNSVGATTGSGLELDVVAAAVVGGVAIFGGSGTVVGAAIGALLLTTITSAPDRAARGQVLAAGHRGHPDPRRRRHRPDRRRAVGPQAPDRGGPQCLIPQVHRPWSNPKGTSRRPALQRKASAWPQHPEAPGRGRRSARSRGVPLPTPPRCWRSPSGAPAPPASCSDVTPS; this comes from the coding sequence GTGGCGTTCGGGACGGGTAGCATCTTCGTCGCCGCACCGGACCTGCCGATCATCGCGGTGTTCGTCCTCGGCATGCTCTTCGGCGCGGTACTCGGTGCGCTCAACGGCCTGCTGATCACCGTCGCGAAGGTCCCGGCACTCGTCATCACGCTCGGGACGCTCTACATCTTCCGCGGCATCAACAACGCCTGGGCGGGCGGTACGCAGTACTTCGCAGGCGACCGCCCCGAGGCCTTCGGCAACCTCTCGGTGGACACGCTCCTCGGATTTCCCGTGATCACCCTGATCGCGGTGGTCGTCGTCGCGATCGTGGCCGTCTACATGCTCGGCACCCGGCCGGGCCGCGACCTCTACGCCATCGGGTCCGAGCCCGACGCCGCACGGCTCTTCGGCATCCCCGTGACGCGCCGGGTGCTGCTCGCCTTCGTGGTGAACGGCCTGCTCGCGGGCCTGGCCGGCGTGCTGTACGCGAGCCGCTTCAACTCCGTGGGCGCGACGACGGGGTCGGGCCTGGAGCTCGACGTCGTCGCCGCGGCGGTGGTGGGCGGTGTCGCGATCTTCGGTGGCAGCGGCACCGTCGTGGGGGCCGCCATCGGTGCCCTGCTGCTGACCACCATCACGAGCGCCCCTGACCGCGCTGCGCGTGGACAAGTTCTGGCAGCAGGCCATCGTGGGCATCCTGATCCTCGCCGCCGTCGTCATCGACCGGATCGCCGGCGTGCGGTCGGCCCGCAAGCTCCGGATCGCGGAGGCCCGCAATGTCTGATCCCTCAGGTGCACCGACCGTGGTCCAACCCGAAGGGCACGAGCCGGAGACCGGCCCTCCAACGAAAGGCGAGCGCATGGCCGCAACACCCGGAAGCACCAGGCCGCGGGCGGAGAAGCGCCAGAAGCCGGGGCGTGCCGCTGCCGACACCTCCACGGTGCTGGCGGTCCCCAAGTGGCGCACCGGCGCCGCCCGCATCCTGCTCGGACGTGACGCCGTCATGA
- a CDS encoding RNA-binding protein yields the protein MAGSTDPQDYTSDIYDLMLAHQGVQEFLDAVVRLSATIMAPADVVSGITYRNGRRMVTLVSSVPEVDVLDELQYDAGDGPCLTALNTGTTAVVDDADVDQRWRGYLRSVADHGYLSMMGMPLPLRARNDGRGGGRSAGAASINFYGADRAVFTPERQRIAEAFAASAGAALSLIVKVNDTSEQNAHMVAATETRSAIDVAVGIIMAQNRCSQQEAFRILRSSSNNQNVKVHTLAQLILERASNPAPAVPHTENTAQNH from the coding sequence ATGGCCGGGAGCACCGACCCCCAGGACTACACCAGCGACATCTACGACCTGATGCTCGCGCACCAGGGTGTGCAGGAGTTCCTCGACGCCGTGGTCCGGCTCTCGGCCACGATCATGGCTCCGGCCGACGTGGTCTCGGGCATCACCTACCGGAACGGCCGGCGCATGGTGACGCTGGTGAGCAGCGTCCCCGAGGTCGATGTCCTGGATGAGCTGCAGTACGACGCCGGCGACGGGCCCTGTCTCACCGCCCTGAATACCGGAACCACCGCCGTGGTCGATGATGCCGATGTGGACCAGCGGTGGCGCGGATACCTGCGATCGGTCGCCGATCACGGCTATCTCTCGATGATGGGGATGCCTCTTCCCCTCCGTGCCAGGAACGACGGCAGGGGCGGCGGCAGGAGTGCGGGTGCGGCGAGCATCAACTTCTACGGCGCCGACCGCGCGGTGTTCACGCCCGAGCGGCAGCGGATCGCCGAAGCATTCGCGGCCTCAGCCGGTGCCGCGCTGAGCCTGATCGTGAAGGTCAACGACACCAGCGAGCAGAACGCGCACATGGTCGCAGCCACGGAGACCCGGTCTGCCATCGATGTCGCTGTGGGGATCATCATGGCCCAGAACCGCTGCAGCCAGCAGGAGGCGTTCCGGATCCTGCGAAGCTCGTCGAACAATCAGAACGTCAAGGTCCACACCCTGGCCCAGCTCATCCTCGAACGGGCCTCGAACCCGGCCCCGGCAGTCCCGCACACCGAGAACACCGCCCAGAACCACTGA
- a CDS encoding diguanylate phosphodiesterase — MACDGCTTSSKLDFNFSMAFQPIYDAIDDRVWGYEALVRGLSGEGAYEVLSRISPEQRYRFDQDCRVKAIELASRLFPAGEDLKLSINFMPNAVYEPAACLRATLRAARRFDFPTSAIMFEFTENEEVSDTAHLTNIITEYRKHDFTTAIDDFGAGHAGLGLLVEFQPDLVKIDMKLIRGIDTSPARQAVVAGIVSISEALGITLLAEGIETEAEFLVLEAAGIRLFQGYWFARPAFEELPQIHRRSAPGIPAVA, encoded by the coding sequence ATGGCCTGCGATGGGTGCACGACATCTTCGAAGCTCGACTTCAACTTCAGCATGGCCTTTCAACCCATCTATGACGCGATCGACGACCGTGTCTGGGGCTACGAAGCGCTGGTCAGAGGACTATCGGGCGAGGGTGCCTACGAGGTCCTGTCACGGATCTCGCCGGAGCAGCGGTACCGGTTCGACCAGGACTGCCGCGTCAAAGCCATCGAACTGGCCTCGCGCCTGTTTCCTGCGGGCGAGGATCTGAAGCTGTCGATCAACTTCATGCCCAACGCGGTCTACGAGCCGGCCGCATGCCTCCGAGCGACCCTCCGCGCCGCCCGGCGGTTCGATTTCCCGACGTCGGCCATCATGTTCGAGTTCACGGAGAACGAGGAAGTCTCGGATACCGCCCACCTCACGAACATCATCACCGAGTATCGCAAGCACGACTTCACCACCGCCATCGATGACTTCGGTGCTGGTCATGCGGGTCTGGGGCTCCTGGTCGAGTTCCAGCCGGATCTCGTCAAGATCGATATGAAGCTCATCCGAGGAATCGACACCAGCCCGGCTCGGCAGGCCGTCGTCGCCGGCATCGTGAGCATCAGCGAGGCTCTCGGCATCACACTCCTCGCCGAAGGTATCGAGACCGAGGCGGAGTTCCTGGTCCTGGAGGCAGCCGGCATCCGCCTGTTCCAGGGGTATTGGTTCGCGAGACCGGCCTTCGAGGAACTGCCGCAGATCCACCGCCGCTCCGCTCCCGGCATTCCCGCTGTCGCATAA
- a CDS encoding deaminase yields MRRLTFGMNLSLDGYVAAPGDDLGWSVPSDELFQWWSDRVGATSLALYGRRLWKGMSSHWPTADQQPDATPAHIEYARRWRDMPKVVFSSTIRTVDWNTRLVAGDAVTEIARLKADDGGPMDIVGATLAAAVVRAGLVDEYAIVTHPVLVGGGTPFFPTLDNWVDLNLMETRTFPDGVVLTRYETRR; encoded by the coding sequence GTGCGCAGACTGACCTTCGGGATGAACCTGAGCCTGGACGGCTACGTCGCCGCGCCCGGCGACGATCTCGGCTGGAGCGTACCGAGCGACGAGCTGTTCCAATGGTGGTCCGACCGGGTAGGGGCGACGAGCCTGGCCCTGTACGGCCGCAGACTGTGGAAGGGCATGAGCTCCCACTGGCCGACCGCCGACCAGCAGCCCGACGCCACGCCGGCGCACATCGAATACGCCCGCCGCTGGCGGGACATGCCGAAAGTGGTGTTTTCCTCGACGATCAGAACGGTCGACTGGAACACCCGCCTGGTCGCCGGCGACGCCGTCACCGAGATCGCCCGGCTCAAGGCCGACGACGGCGGCCCCATGGACATCGTCGGTGCCACCCTCGCCGCCGCGGTCGTGCGGGCCGGGCTGGTCGACGAGTACGCCATCGTCACCCATCCTGTGCTGGTCGGCGGCGGTACGCCGTTCTTCCCGACCCTGGACAACTGGGTGGACCTCAACCTGATGGAGACCCGCACATTTCCCGACGGCGTGGTCCTGACCAGGTACGAGACCAGGCGCTGA